The proteins below are encoded in one region of Penicillium psychrofluorescens genome assembly, chromosome: 4:
- a CDS encoding uncharacterized protein (ID:PFLUO_007185-T1.cds;~source:funannotate) has translation MSTGLQSSGFETSLEIARRQTYQVTPLAGHKRPATTYAPNNGDDVLLESTPLEAARVSSAPSGRFLASRIHLGPGEQREDQQRAKPVAAAAPGSSQNPLLSLSNLRYGLPPALTANFAALGVDRIYPWQASCLLARGLLSGERHLVYTAPTGGGKSLVADVLLLKRVIENPTRKAILVLPYVALVQEKLKWLRRIVENVEKHLPDQDEEDCSFPPRKRWKKLQKSIRVTGFFGGSRTTATWADTDIAVCTIEKANSLINSAIEECSIGDLGVVVLDELHMLDDEHRGYLLELMVTKLLLLQQDIQIVGMSATLSNTEMLAQWINAKFYISTYRPVPIDEYLVYENAIYPAATSRELFQTASKLTAAVSTSLHNTIPPQRLIDPSSSKELSNAATNAMVALAVETATGGYGALVFCGSRQGCQIHAATISEAMPNPADTDELGRRLDLLAELRSLSCGLDPVLQTTIIKGTGFHHAGMTTEERELIAHAYDQGVLRVLVATCSLAAGVNLPARRVIINGARMGRELVGPAMLRQMCGRAGRKGKDDAGETYLICVKADLEAVCDLLDADMPAIESCLAPEKRGLKRALLEAIATGLVSGCEAIKEYVRCTLLCRTLEKKLAYSIMKSALQELIDEQLLVLKEDEAYEATQLGQAIVASAFSPEDGLFVHEELKRALRAFVMDGDLHVFYMFTPLQATAGMPIDWQIFRDQLDGLDESGLRALQFIGVQPGFVNTMVQSGASLKETTPEQLNQARIYRRAYTAFQLRDISNEVPLSTIALRYRIPRGTVQTLAQQCHGFAAGIVKFCQRMNWGMLAAVLDHMRDRLEAGARADLLEMAQVTFVKSWTARLLRDNGFPNLRALAEAQPKDLVPILMMVNPRKTRENQLYPTEAERYSAKLLAKAETIVASATKIWEQEMQVELEA, from the exons ATGTCCACCGGCCTCCAGTCTAGCGGGTTTGAGACCTCGCTGGAGATTGCCCGCCGACAAACTTATCAGGTAACGCCGCTGGCCGGCCACAAGCGGCCAGCGACGACCTATGCACCAAATAATGGAGACGATGTATTATTGGAGTCGACGCCGTTGGAAGCGGCTCGAGTCTCGTCGGCCCCCTCAGGTCGCTTTCTCGCTAGCAGGATCCATCTGGGCCCCGGCGAACAACGCGAGGACCAACAGCGAGCCAAGccagtggcagcagcagcgcccGGGTCCAGTCAGAACCCGCTGTTGTCGCTATCCAATCTGCGATACGGCCTGCCGCCAGCGCTGACGGCCAATTTCGCGGCTTTGGGTGTCGATCGCATCTATCCCTGGCAGGCATCGTGCTTGCTGGCGCGCGGCTTGCTCTCGGGGGAGCGGCACCTGGTCTACACTGCCCCCACTGGTGGAGGCAAGTCGCTCGTGGCCGACGTGCTGCTCCTTAAACGGGTGATTGAGAATCCCACGCGCAAAGCCATCCTGGTCTTGCCCTATGTCGCCCTCGTGCAAGAGAAGCTCAAATGGCTGCGCCGCATTGTGGAGAATGTCGAGAAGCACCTCCCCgaccaggacgaggaagatTGCTCGTTCCCTCCTCGCAAGCGATGGAAGAAATTGCAGAAATCTATTCGGGTCACTGGATTCTTTGGCGGCAGTCGGACTACGGCCACTTGGGCGGATACCGATATTGCCGTTTGTACGATCGAGAAAGCCAATTCATTGATCAACTCCGCCATCGAGGAGTGTAGCATTGGGGATCTGGGTGTAGTTGTGTTGGATGAGCTCCACATGCTCGACGATGAGCACCGTGGATACCTCTTGGAATTGATGGTGACGAagctcctgctccttcagCAGGATATCCAGATCGTGGGCATGAGTGCCACCCTTTCT AATACCGAGATGTTGGCACAATGGATCAATGCCAAGTTTTACATCTCGACCTATCGGCCGGTTCCAATCGACGAATATCTGGTCTATGAAAATGCCATTTATCCAGCTGCGACATCTAGAGAGCTATTCCAGACAGCATCGAAACTGACTGCAGCCGTGTCGACATCGTTGCATAACACTATACCTCCGCAGAGACTCATCGACCCATCCTCATCCAAGGAACTCAGCAATGCCGCCACAAACGCCATGGTCGCGCTGGCGGTCGAAACTGCCACCGGTGGCTACGGGGCACTGGTATTCTGCGGCAGTCGCCAGGGCTGCCAGATTCACGCAGCGACGATAAGTGAAGCAATGCCCAATCCAGCCGACACAGATGAATTGGGCAGACGACTGGATCTTCTGGCTGAGCTGCGCAGTCTCTCGTGTGGGCTAGACCCGGTTCTGCAGACCACCATCATCAAGGGGACGGGATTTCATC ATGCTGGGATGACAACCGAAGAACGGGAGCTGATCGCGCACGCGTACGACCAAGGCGTGCTTCGAGTCCTCGTAGCCACATGCAGTCTCGCGGCGGGTGTGAATCTCCCAGCCAGACGAGTAATTATCAACGGTGCCCGAATGGGCCGGGAACTGGTAGGCCCCGCAATGCTGCGGCAAATGTGCGGACGCGCAGGACGCAAAGGGAAGGACGACGCCGGCGAAACGTATCTGATATGCGTGAAAGCTGACCTGGAAGCCGTGTGTGATTTGCTGGATGCCGATATGCCCGCTATCGAGAGCTGTCTGGCTCCTGAAAAGAGAGGTCTAAAGAGAGCACTGTTGGAAGCCATCGCGACGGGGTTGGTATCCGGATGCGAGGCGATCAAGGAATACGTCCGATGCACGCTTCTCTGTCGCACACTGGAGAAAAAGCTTGCATACAGTATCATGAAATCTGCGCTGCAGGAATTAATCGATGAGCAGCTTCTGGTCCTCAAAGAGGACGAGGCCTACGAGGCAACACAACTGGGCCAGGCCATCgtggcctcggccttctccccCGAAGACGGTCTTTTCGTGCACGAGGAACTCAAACGCGCTCTCCGGGCTTTCGTGATGGACGGGGACCTGCACGTCTTCTACATGTTTACCCCATTGCAAGCAACCGCAGGCATGCCCATCGACTGGCAAATCTTCCGAGACCAGCTGGACGGCCTGGACGAGAGCGGCCTTCGCGCGCTACAATTTATAGGCGTCCAGCCCGGCTTTGTGAACACCAT GGTCCAATCCGGCGCCTCGCTCAAAGAAACTACCCCGGAACAACTCAACCAAGCCCGCATATACCGCCGCGCCTATACGGCTTTCCAGCTCCGCGACATAAGCAACGAAGTGCCCCTCTCCACCATCGCGCTGCGCTACCGCATCCCGCGCGGCACTGTCCAGACGTTGGCGCAGCAATGCCACGGCTTCGCGGCAGGGATCGTCAAGTTCTGCCAGCGCATGAACTGGGGTATGCTCGCCGCCGTGCTGGACCATATGCGCGATCGGCTTGAGGCGGGCGCGCGCGCGGACTTGTTGGAGATGGCACAGGTTACTTTTGTGAAGAGTTGGACGGCTCGGTTGCTGCGCGATAATGGGTTCCCGAATCTGCGTGCGCTAGCTGAGGCCCAACCCAAGGATTTGGTTCCTATTTTGATGATG GTCAACCCTCGCAAAACACGAGAAAACCAGCTCTACCCGACCGAAGCAGAGAGATATTCCGCGAAACTGCTGGCTAAAGCTGAAACGATTGTCGCATCGGCCACCAAGATCTGGG AACAGGAGATGCAggtcgagctggaggcgtGA
- a CDS encoding uncharacterized protein (ID:PFLUO_007184-T1.cds;~source:funannotate): MSPNYTRLTGALLSGLLLLQPASAVPGVMHPRASSTSSASSSPSATGVCNGNADFCNRSYSNITFVGSHDSPFVGSLPQQNQNINITAQLNMGIRFLQAQTHHSITDDSVLELCHTSCFLEDAGTLQSYLETLKSWLDANPNEVLTLLLTNGDSVDISEFGDTFSAAGVDSYAFVPTSAGETLGISDWPTLGSIISGGKRLVVFLDYGADTNTVNYINDEFAYYFETPYDVTDATFSNCSIDRPPGASADGRMYLINHYLDVDIVGADVPDRGAAAHTNAAMGNGSIGANAALCEGLYGRAPNVVLCDFVDQGQLMQAQANLDSL; encoded by the exons ATGTCTCCGAACTATACCCGACTAACGGGAGCCCTGCTCAGCGggctcctgctcctgcaACCCGCCTCAGCAGTACCAGGTGTGATGCACCCCCGAGCATCGTCCACGTCGTCAGCATCATCCTCCCCGTCCGCAACGGGGGTCTGCAACGGCAACGCCGACTTCTGTAACCGGTCCTACTCAAACATAACCTTCGTGGGCTCGCACGACTCGCCCTTCGTCGGGTCCCTGCCACAGCAGAATCAGAACATCAACATTACCGCGCAGCTCAATATGGGCATCCGCTTCCTGCAAGCCCAAACCCACCACTCCATCACGGATGACAGCGTCCTGGAGCTGTGCCACACCTCCTGCTTCCTCGAGGACGCAGGCACGCTGCAGTCGTACCTGGAGACCCTCAAGAGCTGGCTTGATGCGAACCCGAACGAGGTCCTGACCCTCCTCCTGACGAACGGTGACAGTGTCGACATCTCCGAGTTTGGTGATACCTTCTCCGCCGCGGGGGTAGACAGCTACGCTTTTGTGCCTACGTCCGCCGGTGAGACCCTTGGCATCAGCGATTGGCCAACTCTAGGAAGTATTATCTCGGGAGGAAAGCGACTAGTGGTGTTCCTGG ACTACGGCGCCGACACAAACACGGTCAACTACATCAACGATGAGTTCGCCTACTACTTCGAGACGCCCTACGACGTAACCGACGCCACCTTCTCAAACTGCAGCATCGACCGACCACCCGGTGCGTCGGCTGATGGTAGGATGTACCTGATCAATCATTACCtcgatgtcgacatcgtcggCGCTGATGTTCCGGATCGCGGCGCCGCTGCCCACACCAACGCCGCGATGGGTAATGGCAGTATTGGCGCTAATGCTGCCCTTTGCGAGGGATTGTATGGCCGTGCGCCGAATGTGGTGCTGTGTGATTTTGTGGATCAGGGGCAACTGATGCAGGCCCAGGCGAATTTGGACAGCCTTTGA
- a CDS encoding uncharacterized protein (ID:PFLUO_007182-T1.cds;~source:funannotate), with protein sequence MHMHTLLPTLGLFAHLSSAAYTLLDDYGNSDSFFDQFDFFTDTDPTAGFVTFVDQGTAESDGLISANGGSVYIGVDNTSVTTTGRNSVRISSTNTYTQGLFILDLAHMPDSTCGSWPAFWLLGSGTWPDNGEIDIIEGVNDQSTDSMTLHTTDNCTINDSGFTGTLSTSDCYIDAAGQSNNAGCGISNSDTQSYGTGFNDIGGGVYAMEWTDLGINIWFFGRDTGIPSDITSGTPDPTGWGEPAAAFAGSCDFSEHFSDMSIIFDITFCGQWAGEVWSTDAVCSALDSSCNDYVGNNPTAFEETYWSINGLQVYQDSSATKRDANMANGRRMSAPKRVRSPPTPMRGKYRRDRLNYFA encoded by the exons ATGCATATGCATACTCTCCTTCCCACTTTGGGCCTTTTCGCCCACCTCAGTTCCGCTGCCTATACGTTGCTGGACGACTATGGCAATTCGGACTCATTCTTTGACCAATTCGACTTCTTCACGGACACCGACCCAACGGCCGGCTTCGTCACCTTTGTGGACCAGGGCACCGCCGAGTCTGACGGCCTCATCTCTGCAAATGGCGGCTCGGTCTACATCGGCGTTGACAATACGTCTGTGACCACGACGGGTCGCAACAGCGTGCGCATCTCGAGCACGAACACCTACACCCAGGGCCTgttcatcctcgacctcgcgcaCATGCCCGATAGCACCTGTGGCTCGTGGCCTGCCTT CTGGCTGCTCGGCTCTGGCACCTGGCCCGACAACGGCGAGATCGACATCATCGAAGGCGTCAATGACCAGTCTACCGACTCCATGACCCTGCACACGACGGACAATTGTACGATCAACGATTCTGGCTTCACCGGTACCTTGAGCACTAGCGACTGCTACATCGACGCTGCCGGCCAGAGCAACAACGCCGGCTGCGGTATCTCCAACTCGGACACCCAGTCCTACGGCACGGGATTCAACGAtatcggcggcggcgtctACGCCATGGAGTGGACCGACCTGGGAATCAACATCTGGTTCTTCGGCCGCGACACTGGTATCCCCTCCGACATCACGAGCGGGACCCCCGATCCTACGGGATGGGGCGAGCCCGCTGCTGCGTTTGCCGGCAGCTGCGACTTCAGCGAGCACTTCTCGGACATGTCGATC ATCTTCGATATCACCTTCTGTGGCCAATGGGCCGGCGAGGTCTGGAGCACAGACGCCGTCTGCTCCGCTCTCGACAGCAGCTGCAATGACTACGTCGGCAACAACCCCACTGCTTTCGAGGAGACCTACTGGAGCATCAACGGTCTCCAGGTCTACCAGGATAGCTCCGCCACCAAGCGCGACGCCAACATGGCTAATGGCCGTCGCATGAGCGCCCCCAAGCGCGTTCGCTCTCCGCCCACCCCCATGCGCGGCAAGTACCGCCGTGACCGTCTGAACTACTTTGCGTAG
- a CDS encoding uncharacterized protein (ID:PFLUO_007183-T1.cds;~source:funannotate) translates to MGSMMESSEGWTREDELDLGAENQTENLPSQPDHDALDHPSAEAPDAELNTLDDDALDQASERTVEPNAHQRGPRKTQYGELTAAPGSVDETASTPDDTPSLHDSLPSSQSSSALALRGSPRVSPSPTHRPFDLRFQSRLSSLPLSAPGSPFLAHLHSRHSSIASQISPSPESDNEPVQGPWDVVRWTRLRKITGQAFSEIGKRNFGRPTCLAISTTIVIGTSKGVILVFDYQQSLKAIIGNGTKAVECGAITSLALSADHSTVAGGHDTGDIFSWEISRPARPFLHIPPIPADQAENRISDGHLASASVIHVGFLGTRRTAIVSADKRGMAFSHLATRGMGAVARTVKTTRILGRYPSIAPEENRRRKPSSVLAFAPLPLGNVEQPTDSLGLVALLTPYLLVIVSTTPVAQTQHKASRPKEVAAHSAMTGALAWFPAIRLKGKDSQTSNTKLVYCWSNVLTILEVTEAETDEPVDKDRPPSLVFRTRSRWKADEAIVAVQWLSRSVLAIFTITQRLLILEDYSMHVTDSIDLAYRHIYHTDLFSSQLHNLVEQLDEEDTSMHGVVADAFYMSFRAYKGRLFLLGYNEALVGSLSNWADRLLALMEAGDFIEAIRLATSYYTGEGEKLTVGLPEEDGLRQPLVQEKLLEMISASLKYAFGRNAEADNGRLENQELEELAEVSIAACIHMDDIDFLWEEVFNWYEEQESWGIFLDALEPRITDGTIRSLPPTAVKALINHFITTHSAGRLEEIICLLDTTTMDIDQVTTLCKQHNLYDAYIYVWNRCLMDYVGPLEELIQFIPSSTEPLVNGDYAVELERHTNAMKMFPYLSFILTGRVYPTGDAMDDAEASRAKTALYQYLFSGRLSSAGDIPKGADSFSQLRTMLKYDSSSFMSMLNEAFEDSFLNESDSEDALSSGVSINRQYLISILLQVMTTTFFTSSDTIYLDMFVARNLPKYPQYILLSGTTLHQVLERLCHYPDPDMVDDCELSAEYLLSFYHPPDIQSMIPLFKEARFFRILKSTYRSEKQYPQWILTYLEDPHDREAIFTGLQDCLRAGSGLGKKQRRDVVDMVKSHAKEVADIDVKRTAQTMQDLAPDTHETFLHILEEDTYQQYQYLLVLVEPQAQTNGEGRTPPPVENWMIERYVQLLCKYNPSHVADFVDGLRVGDIHLEELLPAIEESGAIDAAVILLARQGQVRVALDRLIAHLGTLESGLVGILQSLGDSPDSASTAEAIDDLIESLNKYAGVGTWLCQGQTKTAKNSGRSGTNGKRGVADQGLAFDESLWLDLIEAVVRIASNVFGLLRDHTAQVTESLGGDSGRLTTSLRMLVQQLFTALLSSTVKGGGPSTPERTDLSFLRILRAFLTQAASWSPSLLELRAVLASIFSAYSYETSLLTLANGMLDRDLFVHVDEVARLRQQGWRPRGQVCEICHQRIWGPSVGSAHWSAWEKTQGDESKRRIAKRFEDGYDPALERGKGKAAASIVGSEQPLHSTQAANSPSAVDGTENGTLAEVSAVPGVVLQPAVVFSCRHLYHRQCVLEAVSSLSAGRDRHPRAFRHENALSEWSGVELFCPACT, encoded by the exons ATGGGCTCGATGATGGAGAGCAGCGAGGGCTGGACACGAGAGGATGAGCTTGATCTGGGCGCAGAGAACCAAACAGAGAATCTTCCCTCGCAACCCGACCATGATGCGCTCGATCATCCCTCCGCCGAGGCCCCCGACGCCGAACTGAACACGCTAGACGACGACGCGCTCGACCAAGCTTCGGAGAGGACAGTGGAACCGAATGCTCATCAGAGAGGACCGCGGAAAACACAATATGGTGAACTAACGGCGGCGCCGGGCAGTGTGGATGAGACGGCTTCGACCCCCGACGACACTCCGTCCTTACAT GactctcttccatcctcccAAAGCAGCAGTGCTCTGGCACTCCGAGGCTCTCCCCGCGTCAGCCCAAGCCCGACCCATCGTCCCTTCGACCTTCGCTTTCAGTCCCGCTTATCCTCATTGCCATTGAGTGCGCCGGGATCACCGTTCCTCGCCCATCTCCACTCCCGACACtcctccatcgccagccAGATCTCTCCGAGCCCCGAATCCGACAATGAACCTGTGCAGGGGCCTTGGGATGTCGTGCGCTGGACCAGGCTACGGAAAATCACCGGACAGGCATTTTCGGAAATCGGAAAGCGCAATTTTGGACGACCAACCTGCTTAGCAATCTCTACAACCATAGTGATAGGAACGTCTAAAGGGGTGATCCTTGTCTTTGACTATCAGCAGAGTTTGAAGGCGATCATTGGGAACGGCACAAAAG CTGTTGAATGCGGCGCAATTACCTCGTTGGCTCTTTCTGCGGACCATTCGACTGTCGCCGGAGGACATGACACAGGGGATATCTTTTCGTGGGAAATCTCGCGGCCTGCGCGTCCCTTCCTCCATATTCCTCCAATCCCAGCAGACCAGGCCGAGAACCGCATTTCCGACGGCCATTTGGCGAGCGCATCGGTCATTCATGTTGGGTTTCTCGGAACAAGGCGAACTGCAATTGTGTCCGCCGACAAACGGGGGATGGCATTTTCACACCTGGCCACGCGGGGCATGGGAGCAGTAGCACGGACGGTGAAGACGACTCGGATTCTGGGCCGATATCCCTCGATTGCCCCTGAGGAAAACCGCCGGCGGAAACCCAGCTCGGTGCTTGCTTTTGCGCCCCTCCCTCTCGGCAATGTGGAACAGCCTACTGATTCGTTGGGCCTTGTTGCTCTGCTGACGCCCTATCTCCTGGTCATCGTGTCCACCACCCCAGTCGCTCAAACGCAGCACAAAGCGTCGCGCCCAAAAGAGGTTGCCGCTCATAGTGCCATGACCGGGGCTCTGGCATGGTTCCCGGCAATACGACTGAAGGGCAAAGATAGCCAAACATCGAACACGAAGCTTGTCTACTGCTGGTCAAACGTGTTGACCATTTTGGAAGTGACTGAAGCCGAAACAGATGAGCCCGTGGACAAAGATCGCCCTCCGAGCCTGGTCTTCAGAACGCGGAGCAGGTGGAAGGCGGACGAAGCCATTGTGGCTGTTCAGTGGTTAAGCCGTTCCGTCCTCGCAATCTTCACTATCACGCAGCGACTCTTGATTCTTGAAGATTATTCTATGCATGTCACGGACTCGATTGACCTTGCCTACCGACATATTTATCATACCGACCTCTTTTCATCGCAGCTGCATAACCTGgttgagcagctggatgaagaagacaCATCGATGCATGGGGTGGTTGCGGACGCATTTTATATGAGTTTTCGTGCCTATAAAGGGCGCTTGTTCCTGCTCGGTTACAACGAAGCCCTTGTTGGCAGTCTCTCAAACTGGGCTGACCGGCTGCTCGCACTAATGGAAGCGGGCGATTTCATTGAAGCTATTCGATTGGCGACGTCCTACTACAcaggcgagggcgagaagctcACTGTGGGTCTccccgaggaggatgggTTGCGTCAGCCACTTGTCCAGGAGAAGCTTCTGGAGATGATCTCGGCATCCCTTAAGTACGCATTTGGTCGAAATGCCGAAGCCGACAACGGGCGACTCGAGAATCAGGAACTCGAGGAACTTGCGGAAGTATCGATCGCCGCTTGTATCCACATGGACGATATCGACTTCCTTTGGGAGGAAGTTTTCAACTGGTACGAGGAGCAAGAATCCTGGGGGATCTTCTTGGATGCTCTCGAGCCAAGAATTACCGATGGGACCATTCGATCGCTGCCTCCGACTGCCGTCAAGGCCCTCATCAACCATTTCATCACGACACATTCAGCTGGCCGCTTGGAGGAGATTATTTGCCTCCTCGACACGACAACCATGGACATTGACCAGGTCACCACGCTCTGCAAGCAGCATAATCTATACGATGCCTATATATACGTCTGGAACCGCTGTCTGATGGACTACGTTGGGCCTCTGGAGGAATTGATCCAGTTTATCCCATCTTCCACTGAACCTCTTGTCAATGGGGATTATGCCGTCGAATTGGAGAGGCACACGAACGCGATGAAGATGTTTCCGTACCTTTCCTTCATCCTTACAGGTCGCGTCTATCCAACAGGAGACGCGATGGATGACGCCGAGGCATCACGGGCCAAAACGGCCTTGTACCAGTATCTATTCTCGGGCCGCCTGTCTAGCGCCGGCGATATTCCCAAGGGCGCAGACTCGTTTTCTCAGCTTCGGACGATGCTCAAGTACGATTCATCCAGTTTCATGAGTATGCTCAACGAAGCCTTCGAGGATAGCTTCCTGAACGAGTCCGACTCTGAGGACGCTCTTTCTTCAGGCGTGTCGATCAACCGACAATACCTCATCAGCATTTTGCTTCAAGTTATGACTACGACgttcttcacttcttctgATACCATCTACTTGGACATGTTTGTTGCGCGCAATCTTCCCAAATACCCCCAGTACATTCTTCTTTCGGGCACGACCCTTCATCAAGTGCTTGAGCGACTATGCCACTATCCGGATCCGGACATGGTCGACGACTGTGAATTGAGCGCGGAATACTTGCTGTCATTCTACCACCCGCCAGATATTCAGAGCATGATCCCGCTCTTCAAAGAGGCACGCTTCTTTCGAATCTTGAAGTCGACTTACCGTTCCGAAAAGCAGTACCCTCAGTGGATCTTGACATACCTTGAAGATCCGCATGACCGGGAGGCTATCTTTACAGGGTTACAAGATTGTCTTCGCGCAGGTTCGGGACTAGGTAAAAAACAGAGGCGGGATGTGGTAGACATGGTAAAGAGCCATGCCAAGGAAGTAGCTGACATCGACGTCAAGCGAACCGCTCAGACCATGCAAGATCTGGCTCCCGACACACACGAGACATTCCTCCACATACTGGAAGAGGACACCTACCAGCAATATCAGTATCTACTGGTCCTTGTCGAGCCGCAGGCCCAAACCAACGGGGAAGGTCGGACCCCGCCCCCAGTCGAAAACTGGATGATCGAACGCTACGTGCAGCTCCTATGCAAGTACAACCCGTCCCACGTCGCGGATTTTGTCGATGGCCTGCGGGTCGGCGACATCCACCTTGAGGAACTGCTGCCGGCTATTGAGGAGAGCGGGGCCATCGACGCCGCGGTTATCCTTCTTGCACGACAGGGTCAAGTGCGAGTGGCTTTGGACCGTCTTATTGCCCATTTGGGCACACTTGAATCCGGTTTGGTGGGAATTCTCCAGAGCCTGGGTGACAGTCCGGACTCTGCCAGTACCGCCGAGGCGATTGACGACCTCATTGAGTCTCTCAACAAGTATGCTGGAGTCGGAACTTGGCTCTGCCAGGGCCAGACAAAGACCGCCAAAAATTCGGGGAGGAGTGGGACGAACGGAAAACGCGGCGTGGCAGATCAGGGTCTGGCGTTCGACGAGAGCCTTTGGCTTGATCTCATCGAGGCGGTGGTTCGCATCGCCAGCAACGTATTCGGACTCCTGCGGGATCACACTGCTCAGGTTACCGAGTCTCTCGGAGGGGACTCCGGCCGGTTGACAACCTCCTTGCGCATGCTGGTACAGCAGCTCTTCACAGCCCTGCTCTCCAGCACCGTCAAAGGCGGTGGTCCCTCGACCCCCGAGCGGACCGACCTGTCCTTTCTTCGGATCTTGCGTGCGTTTCTCACCCAGGCTGCGAGCTGGTCGCCGTCGCTACTGGAGCTGCGCGCCGTGCTggcctccatcttctccgcttACTCCTACGAGACGTCCCTGCTCACTCTGGCCAACGGCATGCTGGACCGGGATCTTTTCGTGCACGTGGACGAGGTCGCCCGTCTGCGGCAGCAAGGCTGGCGACCTCGCGGCCAGGTCTGCGAAATCTGCCATCAACGCATCTGGGGTCCCAGCGTTGGCTCTGCCCACTGGTCGGCGTGGGAAAAGACACAGGGCGACGAGAGCAAACGTCGCATCGCTAAGCGATTCGAGGACGGGTACGATCCTGCGTTGGAGCGGGGGAAAGGAAAAGCGGCCGCCTCCATCGTAGGTTCTGAGCAGCCGTTGCATTCGACCCAGGCTGCAAACTCACCGTCGGCCGTTGATGGCACGGAGAACGGCACTTTGGCCGAAGTGAGCGCGGTGCCTGGGGTAGTTCTACAGCCCGCCGTCGTATTCTCTTGTCGGCACCTCTACCACCGCCAATGTGTGCTAGAGGCCGTCAGCAGTTTGTCCGCGGGACGGGACCGGCATCCACGAGCGTTTCGTCACGAGAATGCCTTGTCCGAATGGTCGGGAGTGGAGTTGTTCTGCCCTGCATGTACATag